One segment of Candidatus Zixiibacteriota bacterium DNA contains the following:
- the mazG gene encoding nucleoside triphosphate pyrophosphohydrolase, whose protein sequence is MQINNSEPFNKLREIMAILRSPEGCAWDRKQTHRSLLPYLIEEAYEVVEAVENEDYKHLKEELGDLLCQIVFHAQLASEAGRFTLDDSINEINQKLISRHPHVFGEKKDLKPQEVRDQWEKIKVNSGEKESVISGIPKSAPALLKAYRFGEKAGGVGFDWKDAGEVFLKVKEELREIEAEIPSGNKERIEEELGDLLFVLASFARKLEINPEQALNKTLLKFSKRFAFIEKKVKESGRKFGEFSIDELEAFWQEAKE, encoded by the coding sequence ATGCAGATAAATAACAGTGAGCCGTTCAATAAGTTGAGAGAAATAATGGCGATTCTCCGCTCGCCTGAGGGTTGCGCCTGGGACCGCAAGCAGACCCATCGGTCGCTTCTGCCGTACCTTATCGAGGAGGCGTATGAAGTGGTGGAAGCGGTGGAAAACGAAGATTATAAGCATCTGAAAGAGGAACTGGGAGACCTGCTCTGCCAGATTGTCTTTCATGCTCAACTGGCAAGCGAAGCGGGGCGGTTCACTCTTGATGATTCTATCAATGAAATCAATCAGAAACTGATAAGCCGTCACCCCCATGTCTTCGGGGAGAAAAAAGACCTTAAGCCGCAGGAAGTTCGGGACCAGTGGGAGAAGATTAAAGTCAATTCGGGGGAGAAAGAATCGGTGATATCGGGAATACCAAAATCGGCGCCGGCGCTTCTTAAGGCGTATCGTTTCGGCGAGAAGGCCGGGGGAGTAGGTTTTGACTGGAAGGATGCCGGGGAGGTCTTTCTCAAGGTAAAAGAGGAATTACGGGAGATTGAAGCGGAGATACCATCGGGGAATAAAGAGCGGATTGAAGAGGAACTGGGCGACCTGCTCTTTGTGCTGGCGTCATTTGCCCGGAAACTGGAGATAAACCCGGAACAGGCGCTCAATAAGACGCTGCTCAAGTTTTCGAAGCGGTTCGCTTTTATCGAGAAGAAGGTGAAGGAATCGGGGCGGAAGTTCGGGGAGTTTTCGATTGACGAACTGGAGGCGTTCTGGCAGGAGGCGAAGGAGTAG